From the genome of Triticum aestivum cultivar Chinese Spring chromosome 1A, IWGSC CS RefSeq v2.1, whole genome shotgun sequence:
CCTTCCTCGTGTACAGTAGTATTTTTATTTTGGTAGTACAAAGAAATCGTTTGTTTGGTAGGTGTACTCCACGACTGTTCGTGGGACCAAATTGCGATGCAGATGTTGCCACTAATCCGTCCACTAGTCCACTAGTATCGGAGGAATGAATTGGGGAGTAACCTGGTGTTTTGGGGGGATGAATTGGGGAGGACGGAGCAGAGTAAGGGAGAGAACCGACTGCCACTGGGTGCACATGCAGGCATTTTCTGAACAAAAGTTGCCCAGTCAGTCAAAAGGCCTTAAGTTGACTCTAACTGCTGTATGCATGGCAAAAATGTTAGAAAAACTAATAGGCCAGTGGCACTATCATAAATAGCACCAAAACAATACAAATTTCCCCAAAAAGGAAATTTGGTTGATAAGTTGTGACaaattttctctctctctcttctagaAAAGGCATCCATAAATAGCATGGTATATTTGTTCCTTATATACTAGGGCAATGTACTGCAGCCACGGTAGACAACACTCAATTTGTCTGTTGTAAACATAACTCCTTGCTGTTTATCTGATTCTCTTTCTTGGTATTTGCAGGTTCACGTATCAAAGTCATTGCAGGTACTGATCTAACAGTGTCTTTTTAACTACAAAATGTAAAGGAAAAATAAAAGCTTTCTTTTGTACAAATTCTTactgttggctactctgactcttGAAATCCTCGTATCATAACAAATACTAAGTATGATGATGACATATTGTTTGTTTATTCAGCTACATCATCAGTGGCTGCATTTGTTGTTCTTTTGGTGACGGTGGCCACTGTGCTTTATCTTTCACTCAAGACAAGATATAATGCGGAGATACATTTGAAGGTTGAAATGTTCCTCAAGACATATGGAACATCAAAACCCACGAGGTACACTTTCTCTGAAGTTAAGAAGATGGCAAGACGGTTTAAGGAAAAAGTAGGGCAAGGAGGATTTGGAAGTGTGTACAAAGGCGAGCTACCAAATGGAGTGCCTATAGCAGTCAAGATGCTAGAGAACTCTACAGGAGAGGGAGAAGCATTCATCAACGAAGTTGCAACCATCGGACTAATCCACCATGCCAATATTGTCCGCCTCCTGGGATTTTGTTCTGAGGGAATGAGACGGGCTCTTATTTACGAATTCATGCCTAACGAGTCACTAGAGAAATACATATTCTCTGATGACGCTAATATTTTTCAGCATCTTCTAGTACCAGACAAGCTGCTAGATATTGCTTTAGGCATCGCCAGAGGAATGGAGTACTTGCATCAAGGGTGCAATCAGCGCATCCTCCACTTTGACATCAAGCCTCACAATATCCTGCTGGACTACAACTTCAATCCAAAGATCTCAGACTTTGGCCTGGCGAAGTTGTGTGCAAGGGACCAAAGCATCGTGACCTTAACTGCAGCAAGAGGTACAATGGGGTATATTGCACCAGAGCTATACTCTCGGAACTTTGGGGGAGTTTCGTACAAGTCAGATGTGTACAGTTTCGGCATGCTGGTGCTAGAAATGGTGAGCGGGAGGAGGAATTCAGACCCAAGAATCGGCAGCCAGGATGATGTTTACCTCCCAGAGTGGATCTACGAGAAAGTGATCAATGGTGAGGAGTTGGCTCTTACCTTGGAAGCAACTCAAGAAGAGAATGAGAAGGTGAGGAAGCTGGCGATGGTGGCACTGTGGTGCATCCAGTGGAACCCGAGAAACCGTCCGTCGATGACGAAGGTCGTTAACATGCTAACAGGGAGGTTGCAGAATCTGCAGATGCCACCAAAGCCTTTCGTCTCATCTGAAAATGAACTTATGCCATAAATCAAAACAGGGACTACCATACTCTGTCAACATTCAGGGACTACCATGCTCTGTCAACACTGTATTTCTATAGTTTCAGTCCATATAATAGGTCTGGATATGTATGAATATAATCAACTGGTCACTACCATGTAATAATACTCTACTAGTTGTTTGCAAGACACGCAGATTCACAATTGGACATGAATTTTAACAGCTACGCCCATATTTATCTTCAAAAGTAGCAAATACTCTGTTGATTACCTTATTTATTCAGTCTCCACTCCCATATTTCTCTGCATCTGACAGTTAGTGGATCTCCTCCTATGATGTCCTTTGGAGCACAAAGTGAACGTGATCCACATTCACTCATTTCACTTATCTCATCTGCAATCCGATAAAATGGCATCGAACATCCACATCAATTAGAGCTTCACTTATTTGCAAGATAGGCAGATTACCTTATTCGTTCTCCACTCGCATACTTCTCTGCATTGCAGTCCGTCCACATCTGACAGTTAGTGAATCTCCTCTTCGCAGTTAGTGATATCTGATGGAGCTTTTCCTTTTCCAGCACAAGGTGAATGTGATCCACGTTCACTTGTTTCACTTATCTCATCTGCAAGTCAGATAAAATGTCACCAATGAATCGAAAATCCAACCAATTCGAGCTTCACTTATTTCAGTATAATAACAAACTAAATCAGAGATTGAAAATCTAAGCAGTGGTGTCGCGCAGGAGTACCTATTGGTCAACATCTTGGACTGTGACTGCTGCTTGCTGCCGTTGGGATTGGGGTGGACTGCTGCTGCCTCACCGCCGATTCTGTCACCGATGTGGAGGGCGACGGCCGGGGTCAGCTCCCTGCCGGCTGCGGCTGCTTCTTCTGCTTGCTGACGTTGGGAGTGTACGGGGCGGCGGCCAGCGTCatcgtcggcggcggtgggcggaGAACCGTGGAGGCGGGTGGGAGTGGGACAGATGGATAGGAGCCCATTCACACAGGTATGTTTTCCTTTTTGCTTTCTTGGAATTGTGTTAAAAATATAATCCAATGTATAATAAAAAAAGAGTAAAAATATATGTTTCTTATAAAAGTATTTAAACATATtgttttctaaaaaaatcaaatTTCAATAAAACTTTATGCAACTGAAACAGTGTTCATCTATATTAAAAAGTATTAGTAtagttttcaaatttatttctacCTCTTTTTAAAAACATCTACATTTAAAATGTGTTCACACATCATGTAAAGAAAAAATGTTGACCTCTTTGAAAAGGATGTTCTTGTAATTTTAAAGAGTGTTCATGTATTTATAAATATATTCATGCATTCTCTATAAATGTGTATATTTCTTTTACCAAAAAAACTATAGACAAATAAAACAGTGAAGTGAAGAAAAGagggaaaatagaaaaaaaaacaaaaacccaaaaaATGTAAGATAAAAACACTGAAAATACGAGCGATGGGTGGAGAACCGTGGAGGCGGCCCACCGTGGGCCCTGCATGAAGAATACTTCTGACAAGGCTTAGCCAGAGCTTATCCGGTTTCCCAGCCCACGAGCAAAGCTTTCCCTTCTGAGCTCCAACCTTGCCCACTTCTCTTTAAATTTGTTTTTTAGCTTGTTGTGTCAAAACACATATCTTCACCCTGCCTCGGCATCCTCGTCTACCCTCACTGCCGCCACCTATCTCGATGATCCATCGACCGGCACCGGTCGGATCATCGTCTCACTCTACCCATGGTTGACACTGATGTCGCCATGTCCTTGCCGCAGTTGACCACACATGACTTATATGGGCCACGACCACTGCGGCCCATTCACATAGgtactttattttcttttttgtcttTCTTGGAATTGTGTTCAAAATATAAATTATAATCCAATCTATAATAAAAAGGAGTTTAAATATTCGTTTGTTATAAAAATCTTTACACATATGAGAATATTTGGCTTTTAAAAATCATCTTTTAAATTAAAATTAGTTCAATTGAAACAATGTTCATCTATATTGAAAAGTATTAGTATAATTTTCAAATTTATTCCTGTCTTTAGACAAACATCTACTTTTAATATGTGTTCACAAATCATGTAAAGAAAAATGTTGACCTGTTTGAAAAGGATGTTCTTGTAATTTTAACAAGGGTTCATGTAATTAAAAAATATACAAATAAAATGGAGAAGTATAATTTTCATGTATGTTAAAAAGTATTAGTATAATTTTCAAATTTGTTCATGCCTTTTTAGAGAAAAAATATCAACTTTTAAAATGTGTTCACACATCTTGTAAATAAAAAAATGTTGACATGTTTGCAAAGGATGTTCTTATAATTTTAATAAGAGTTCATGTCCTTAAAAATGCTCCTGTaatttaaaattttctgcatatatttaaaaatatattcTTATATATTTGTCTATAAAA
Proteins encoded in this window:
- the LOC123185539 gene encoding rust resistance kinase Lr10-like isoform X2 — protein: MIKISSNTAHHPSAANMAQRSGSRIKVIAATSSVAAFVVLLVTVATVLYLSLKTRYNAEIHLKVEMFLKTYGTSKPTRYTFSEVKKMARRFKEKVGQGGFGSVYKGELPNGVPIAVKMLENSTGEGEAFINEVATIGLIHHANIVRLLGFCSEGMRRALIYEFMPNESLEKYIFSDDANIFQHLLVPDKLLDIALGIARGMEYLHQGCNQRILHFDIKPHNILLDYNFNPKISDFGLAKLCARDQSIVTLTAARGTMGYIAPELYSRNFGGVSYKSDVYSFGMLVLEMVSGRRNSDPRIGSQDDVYLPEWIYEKVINGEELALTLEATQEENEKVRKLAMVALWCIQWNPRNRPSMTKVVNMLTGRLQNLQMPPKPFVSSENELMP
- the LOC123185539 gene encoding rust resistance kinase Lr10-like isoform X1 is translated as MSKLLVIALLLLPLINHGIYLATAWDDQDFFKHCPPSQCSQHGPEIRYPFCLESSNTSSSSCGCGERSIRKLACSGQDTILVHQVLGTYSVSAIDYRRSSMKLIPLVDPCLVLQQKLIISRSSSSPQVDVINNAGPSLDRYFFWSSATLVHCSREFAPGAADGIAGPVSCLSNTTHFFYLVDGYKDMSILPLDCKVVPVSVGVGGGLIPMYMFDTHFSPSFKERAERMLSFAETTVYLYDYYCVDCERSGGRCAFSSQRDRPFCMPGPHGSRIKVIAATSSVAAFVVLLVTVATVLYLSLKTRYNAEIHLKVEMFLKTYGTSKPTRYTFSEVKKMARRFKEKVGQGGFGSVYKGELPNGVPIAVKMLENSTGEGEAFINEVATIGLIHHANIVRLLGFCSEGMRRALIYEFMPNESLEKYIFSDDANIFQHLLVPDKLLDIALGIARGMEYLHQGCNQRILHFDIKPHNILLDYNFNPKISDFGLAKLCARDQSIVTLTAARGTMGYIAPELYSRNFGGVSYKSDVYSFGMLVLEMVSGRRNSDPRIGSQDDVYLPEWIYEKVINGEELALTLEATQEENEKVRKLAMVALWCIQWNPRNRPSMTKVVNMLTGRLQNLQMPPKPFVSSENELMP